In Streptomyces capitiformicae, one genomic interval encodes:
- a CDS encoding DMT family transporter, with protein MGFLLLIGAIAAEVAATTAMKYSDGFSKLWPSLVTAVGYIVSFVLLAQALKSMSIGTAYAIWSGVGTATVAALGLVLFGEGLSLAKVAGIVLIIAGVVVLNLGGAH; from the coding sequence ATGGGATTTCTGTTGCTCATCGGCGCGATAGCCGCCGAGGTCGCCGCCACCACCGCCATGAAGTACAGCGACGGGTTCAGCAAGTTGTGGCCCTCGCTGGTGACCGCCGTCGGCTACATCGTCTCGTTCGTGCTGCTCGCCCAGGCGCTGAAGTCGATGTCGATCGGTACGGCGTACGCGATCTGGTCCGGCGTCGGTACCGCCACCGTCGCCGCGCTCGGTCTGGTGCTGTTCGGGGAGGGGCTGAGCCTCGCCAAGGTCGCCGGGATCGTGCTGATCATCGCCGGAGTGGTGGTGCTGAACCTGGGAGGCGCCCACTGA
- a CDS encoding TetR/AcrR family transcriptional regulator, which translates to MARRYDPERRQRIIDAAIRVVGERGIAGLSHRTVAAEADVPLGSTTYHFKDLDDLLVAALRQANEGFAKSVAARAALQDPDTDLAADLAALGREWLSGDRTGIEVEYELYLAALRRPALRPVADEWGRGFADCLAGRTDPVTARALVALIDGICLQVLLTGAQYDEEYAREVLARVIP; encoded by the coding sequence ATGGCCCGGCGCTACGACCCGGAGCGACGGCAGCGGATCATCGACGCGGCGATCCGGGTGGTCGGCGAGAGGGGCATCGCCGGGCTGAGTCACCGCACCGTCGCCGCCGAGGCGGACGTACCGCTCGGCTCGACGACGTACCACTTCAAGGACCTCGACGATCTGCTGGTCGCCGCGCTGCGGCAGGCCAACGAGGGCTTCGCGAAGTCGGTCGCCGCGCGTGCCGCCCTGCAGGACCCCGACACCGACCTCGCCGCCGACCTCGCCGCGCTGGGACGTGAATGGCTCTCCGGTGACCGTACGGGCATCGAGGTCGAGTACGAGCTCTACCTCGCCGCCCTGCGCCGCCCCGCCCTCCGCCCCGTCGCCGACGAGTGGGGCCGGGGTTTCGCCGACTGCCTCGCCGGCCGTACCGATCCTGTGACCGCGCGGGCACTGGTCGCGCTGATCGACGGGATCTGTCTGCAGGTGCTGCTGACGGGGGCGCAGTACGACGAGGAGTACGCGCGGGAGGTGCTGGCACGGGTGATTCCCTGA